One window of the Lytechinus pictus isolate F3 Inbred chromosome 5, Lp3.0, whole genome shotgun sequence genome contains the following:
- the LOC129262560 gene encoding C-myc promoter-binding protein-like isoform X1: MMGSDVYLCYKKSAIRGNSIVYQADMLSRYPLEDYEDFPLPQSIPFCMPMGAAIECWAETREHPLPVFSTFVLTDIAGGKVQKVYGAAVTFYENYPEEKLSEQQREALQLKPTNNKNGPSVYNIHVNKCICLLSHWPFFEAFKKFLSFIYRVSISGPRSIPIERHISHFMHEVPFPTPQRPRILMELAHDQLILARPQTSPIPLSGASYCAMLRNLGPEKTLNVLAFLLLEHKLVLHSLRPALLTGVAEAVSSLIFPFVWQCPYIPLCPLSLSDYLSAPMSVVVGIDSRYFDMYDPPSDAICIDIDTNTILQLEDKKGITWKILPKKPAKRLYNTLTKIYQDIQESAVGDGISDELAVEVSPITLDFSLKKRQMQLEMRIQEAFLSFMAMILKGYSQYLLPITQQPSNRALDASSRFDSPGFLKTRDKASQGFFKQFLRTQMFIKFIEEISFVSENDEKFAFFDDCIDKVDIDSKDDIHLIDTESQVDSEHTVFVMPPDADGTGAQYHYTEFPVLIPELFHAPTLEERDQLSTPRTKQGVAQSPFPRRTKQEMRNSQKMAKMQAASPEQWANYLLGQSYALWFIHLPSYVKATHSKTRALRTAFEVLKKMQDKNIQLFDEVCYRVLMQLCGQYRQPVLAVQVFMEMRKRGIKPNAITYGHYNKAVLECQWPASSFSSYQQWVKLRNTLAAVTQFRRGIKHRGSCSDTNSDVLSQGSGDSMEPPGVILEPERGKDETDLIKLMEGTAAVNLTREEKSSTGNSDMGYASMIMDETTPNDLLTSPELSPTKLARQRDSQCLDEEDEEAIKAQEEECDPDVACEEVARVDGEMEGVVEGRGEGEEEQQEGEKEVECERTFVADDDMSLASHTKEELSAEITHIKSRSAPVSEVSTPISRKRLDLGGNDTPDGGLFGITDLEEEPRGRGSSILRRSRSSVTSREAVHGEMVLDTTHSSMNANTSLLDASNLEDNPFDDSQLSDSSDTPRRRHKSAGEHSWSLAIRKRISSGGDAAATITDSLATSDSISEDKFGCDAKMLEKLRTSSESNQSGSHSRSLSCGSRPQYINQKSEEFPVEVNALDEAGKEELLDVCHQIGTLNASEDRGSSEGMTDSGDDLLVAINEKNSQDTRQSGNADLIELVEEDSKLKASSIPNGVHDIHVSPKHTTDKVSTDDDACDSNEKPLENGLGKTELYKLESMESLPSNSSSNDTKDSIENLSSKPRKTPKRNSSFLSNLLTSPFTPRVSKQSISRTFQTASSQMQTLRTHATDLASKFGEYTRQLSSPVIKDSQSNPSLIDIDETYGGIEIGGKSEPRDIAGSWNESKMESLNPEEMGIHMPGSQFAGSTQSLNNPMASDQEDGFNNPKRQYAMHVFMTSCFRCGACRSALYDEHIMAGWAADDSNLNTSCAFCGSPRVPFLTVTIKDLREPGGQCNLTPSPSAESMQSIQSAPFLKQGETLPGKTDESNNTYQSNPSVDNLSLGSEGEGDPKPALTGRTMPARREPGLHHSAGETIIMEQLKKPDGGMENSPSAARRRTVSECHSVDLLKEVDSSERPGNGYPANMRPGTSYSLPRCKTIQETSSASLLADFSTFSTSSLPSSMRGSREYLAPPPRKDTDPDPVNVPYLSPLVLRKEIENVIDNEGEECLRQPAFVFQHPIIFWNLIWYFKRLDIPNYLEGALLAAYSENRDPNDGGRYLATDSRYVKVTILWDNLSLYKEDGIPMYLHWTPNAQAIKNAIDAPDKPDFSSSFMLQIVKCIRFNNVFLPITMLLDEFTRQNIAVGEHRSIYRELLFLSFLALGRDNVDHDAFDQQYRVAYSKLREDQKEKMQKNDRPPPRAVQMCRTVFCDLSL, encoded by the exons ATATGTTGAGTCGTTACCCCTTGGAGGATTACGAGGAtttccccctcccccaatcCATCCCCTTCTGTATGCCCATGGGGGCTGCCATCGAGTGCTGGGCAGAGACAAGGGAGCATCCCCTTCCTGTATTCTCTACGTTCGTTCTCACGGATATTGCTGGTGGCAAGGTACAAAAG GTCTATGGAGCAGCTGTGACATTCTACGAGAACTACCCTGAGGAGAAACTAAGCGAACAACAGAGGGAGGCCTTGCAGTTGAAGCCTACCAACAACAAAAATGGGCCGTCCGTCTACAACATCCATGTGAATAAGTGCATCTGTCTGCTCTCTCATTGGCCCTTCTTTGAGGCCTTCAAAAAGTTTTTGTCTTTCATCTACCGGGTCTCCATCTCTGGACCGCGATCTATTCCCATTGAAAG GCATATCTCTCATTTTATGCATGAAGTCCCCTTCCCAACACCTCAGAGACCTAGAATATTAATGGAG TTGGCCCATGACCAGCTGATCTTAGCCAGGCCCCAGACCTCTCCTATCCCTCTAAGTGGAGCCAGTTACTGTGCTATGCTGAGGAATCTAGGACCAGAGAAGACCCTCAATGTCCTGGCCTTCCTACTCCTAGAACACAAGCTGGTCCTGCACTCCCTTAGACCTGCTCTCCTTACTGGTGTGGCAGAAGCTGTGTCGTCG CTTATCTTCCCTTTCGTATGGCAGTGTCCATACATCCCCCTCTGCCCACTCAGTCTGTCAGACTACCTGAGCGCTCCCATGTCAGTGGTAGTTGGTATCGACTCACGCTACTTTGACATGTATGACCCTCCCAGTGACGCTATCTGCATTGACATTGATACCAACACAATCTTGCA GCTCGAGGACAAGAAAGGAATAACATGGAAGATACTACCAAAG AAACCTGCTAAGAGATTATATAACACATTGACTAAGATATACCAGGACATCCAGGAATCAGCTGTTGGTGATGGCATCTCTGATGAACTTGCAGTTGAGGTGTCTCCCATCACGCTGGACTTCAGCCTCAAGAAACGACAG atGCAATTGGAAATGAGGATCCAGGAAGCTTTCCTATCCTTCATGGCAATGATACTGAAGGGCTATAGTCAATATCTACTCCCTATCACACAACAACCCAGTAATAGAGCTCTGGATGCCAGCTCAAGATTTGACTCCCCAG GTTTTCTGAAGACAAGGGACAAGGCATCCCAAGGGTTTTTCAAACAGTTTCTGAGAACTCAGATGTTCATCAAATTCATAGAGGAGATCTCATTTGTCTCAGAAAACGATGAGAAGTTTGCTTTCTTTGATGACTGTATAGACAAG GTTGATATTGACAGCAAAGATGACATTCATCTAATAGACACAGAGAGTCAGGTTGATAGTGAACACACAGTCTTTGTCATGCCTCCTGATGCAGATGGAACAGGTGCACAATACCA cTATACCGAGTTCCCAGTATTGATACCAGAGCTGTTCCATGCTCCGACATTGGAGGAACGGGACCAGCTGTCCACGCCCAGGACCAAGCAGGGCGTGGCTCAGAGTCCATTCCCCCGGAGGACCAAGCAAGAGATGAGAAACTCACAGAAGATGGCTAAGATGCAGGCTGCATCACCAGAGCAGTGGGCAAA CTATCTCTTGGGACAGTCCTACGCCCTTTGGTTTATTCATTTACCGTCCTATGTGAAAGCAACTCATTCCAAGACAAGAGCACTCAGAACAGCCTTTGAGGTACTCAAGAAGATGCAGGACAAGAACATCCAACTCTTCGATGAG GTATGTTATCGAGTGCTAATGCAGCTATGTGGACAGTACAGGCAACCCGTTTTAGCTGTGCAGGTCTTCATGGAAATGAGGAAAAGAGGAATTAAACCAAATGCAATCACATATGGTCACTATAACAAG GCTGTCCTAGAATGCCAGTGGCCAGCTTCATCATTCAGCAGCTACCAGCAGTGGGTGAAGCTTCGGAACACCCTTGCTGCCGTCACCCAGTTCCGACGTGGCATCAAGCATCGTGGCAGCTGCTCTGACACCAATAGCGATGTCCTCAGCCAGGGGAGTGGTGACAGTATGGAGCCACCTGGAGTGATACTTGAACCAGAAAGAGGCAAGGATGAGACTGATCTCATCAAGCTGATGGAGGGTACAGCTGCAGTCAACCTTACAAGGGAAGAGAAGAGCAGTACTG GCAATTCTGACATGGGCTATGCCTCCATGATCATGGACGAGACCACACCCAACGACCTCTTGACCTCTCCTGAACTCTCTCCCACCAAACTAGCCCGCCAGCGTGACTCCCAGTGCCTGGATGAGGAAGATGAAGAGGCTATCAAAGCCCAGGAAGAAGAGTGTGACCCTGACGTCGCTTGTGAGGAGGTCGCTAGAGTAGATGGAGAGATGGAGGGGGTTGTGGAGGGGAGAGGAGAAGGGGAGGAAGAGCAGCAGGAGGGGGAGAAAGAAGTTGAATGTGAACGGACCTTTGTGGCAGATGATGATATGTCACTTGCTAGCCACACAAAAGAGG AACTGAGTGCAGAGATCACCCACATCAAGTCCCGTAGTGCACCTGTCAGTGAAGTCTCCACCCCTATCAGTCGAAAGAGGCTTGACCTAGGGGGTAATGATACCCCTGATGGTGGATTGTTTGGTATCACAGATCTTGAGGAGGAACCAAGAGGTAGGGGCAGTAGCATTCTGAGGAGATCAAGGAGTAGTGTTACCAGTCGGGAAGCTGTGCATGGTGAGA TGGTTTTGGATACTACTCATTCATCAATGAATGCCAACACATCGCTGTTAGATGCCAGTAATCTTGAGGATAATCCGTTTGATGATTCACAACTTTCAGACTCCAGTGACACTCCTCGTAGGAGGCACAAAAGTGCAGGAGAACACTCTTGGTCATTAGCAATCAGGAAACGGATCAGCAGCGGTGGTGATGCCGCAGCCACCATCACCGACAGTCTTGCCACTAGTGATTCCATCAGTGAGGATAAGTTTGGTTGTGATGCCAAAATGCTTGAGAAATTGCGGACTAGTAGTGAAAGCAATCAGTCTGGTAGTCACTCTCGGTCGTTGTCCTGTGGGAGCAGACCGCAATATATCAACCAGAAGAGCGAGGAGTTCCCTGTGGAGGTGAATGCCTTGGATGAAGCGGGGAAGGAAGAGTTGTTGGACGTTTGCCATCAGATTGGAACCTTGAATGCGAGTGAGGATAGGGGGAGCTCAGAAGGAATGACCGACTCTGGTGACGATCTCCTGGTTGCTATTAATGAGAAGAACTCACAAGATACCAGACAGAGTGGCAATGCTGATTTGATTGAACTAGTTGAAGAAGATAGTAAACTGAAAGCTTCCAGTATCCCTAATGGTGTTCACGACATACATGTGAGTCCTAAACACACTACGGACAAAGTCAGTACTGACGATGATGCATGTGACAGTAATGAAAAACCACTTGAGAATGGCTTAGGTAAAACGGAGCTGTACAAACTTGAAAGTATGGAATCATTACCTAGCAACTCTTCATCGAACGACACTAAAGACTCTATAGAGAACCTGTCATCAAAACCGCGAAAGACACCCAAGCGGAATTCAAGCTTCCTATCCAACTTGCTGACGTCACCATTCACACCCCGCGTGTCCAAACAGTCCATCAGTCGAACCTTCCAAACGGCTTCATCTCAGATGCAGACCTTGCGGACCCATGCCACAGACCTTGCCTCCAAGTTTGGAGAGTACACCAGGCAGCTCTCCTCCCCTGTTATCAAAGACAGTCAAAGCAATCCAAGCCTCATTGACATTGATGAAACTTATGGAGGGATAGAGATTGGTGGCAAGTCTGAACCCAGAGACATTGCTGGATCGTGGAATGAAAGCAAAATGGAAAGTTTAAATCCTGAAGAGATGGGTATCCACATGCCTGGCTCACAATTTGCAG GTAGTACACAGTCTCTCAATAATCCCATGGCTTCTGATCAAGAAGATGGTTTTAACAACCCAAAGAGGCAGTAtgctatgcatgtcttcatgactAGTTGCTTCCGCTGTGGTGCTTGCCGATCGGCCCTCTACGATGAACATATCATGGCTGGATGGGCCGCCGATGATTCAAACCTTAACACAAG TTGTGCGTTCTGTGGATCACCTCGCGTACCATTCCTGACTGTGACCATCAAGGACCTTCGGGAGCCTGGAGGACAATGCAACCTGACCCCCAGCCCGTCTGCAGAGAGCATGCAGAGTATCCAATCGGCTCCCTTCCTGAAGCAAGGGGAAACCCTCCCCGGTAAGACGGATGAATCTAACAACACCTACCAGTCAAATCCCAGCGTCGATAACTTATCTCTTGGTAGCGAAGGTGAGGGTGACCCAAAGCCTGCCCTGACAGGGAGGACCATGCCTGCCAGAAGAGAACCAGGACTACATCACTCAGCGGGAGAAACAATAATAATGGAACAACTGAAGAAACCTGATGGAGGGATGGAGAACTCACCTTCTGCAGCCAGGAGGCGGACTGTTAGCGAGTGCCATAGTGTTGATTTGCTGAAGGAGGTGGACTCTTCGGAAAGGCCAGGGAATGG GTACCCTGCCAACATGCGTCCAGGAACTTCCTACAGTCTACCCCGCTGCAAAACCATCCAGGAGACCTCCAGTGCCAGCCTCCTGGCTGATTTCTCCACTTTCTCCACCTCCAGTCTCCCCTCCAGCATGCGCGGCTCCAGGGAGTACCTAGCTCCACCTCCTCGCAAGGACACAGATCCTGACCCTGTCAATGTGCCGTACCTAAGCCCTCTGGTGCTTCGCAAGGAGATTGAAAATGTTATTGATAATGAGGGTGAAGAGTGTCTGAGGCAGCCTGCTTTCGTGTTCCAGCACCCTATTATATTCTGGAATCTT ATCTGGTATTTCAAACGGCTTGATATACCCAATTATCTAGAGGGTGCCCTTCTAGCTGCCTACAGTGAAAACAGGGATCCAAAT GATGGTGGTCGTTACCTTGCAACTGATTCCAGGTACGTGAAGGTAACGATCCTATGGGACAATCTGAGTCTTTACAAAGAGGATGGTATTCCCATGTACCTTCATTGGACACCTAATGCACAGGCTATCAAGAATGCTATTGATGCACCAGACAAACCAGATTTCTCAAGCTC ATTTATGCTCCAGATAGTGAAATGCATCCGATTTAATAACGTGTTCCTTCCAATCACCATGTTACTGGATGAGTTCACCAGACAAAACATCGCTGTAGGAGAGCATCGTAGCATCTATAGAGAActcctcttcctctccttcCTTGCCCTTGGAAGGGATAACGTTGATCATG
- the LOC129262560 gene encoding C-myc promoter-binding protein-like isoform X4, translating to MMGSDVYLCYKKSAIRGNSIVYQADMLSRYPLEDYEDFPLPQSIPFCMPMGAAIECWAETREHPLPVFSTFVLTDIAGGKVYGAAVTFYENYPEEKLSEQQREALQLKPTNNKNGPSVYNIHVNKCICLLSHWPFFEAFKKFLSFIYRVSISGPRSIPIERHISHFMHEVPFPTPQRPRILMELAHDQLILARPQTSPIPLSGASYCAMLRNLGPEKTLNVLAFLLLEHKLVLHSLRPALLTGVAEAVSSLIFPFVWQCPYIPLCPLSLSDYLSAPMSVVVGIDSRYFDMYDPPSDAICIDIDTNTILQLEDKKGITWKILPKKPAKRLYNTLTKIYQDIQESAVGDGISDELAVEVSPITLDFSLKKRQMQLEMRIQEAFLSFMAMILKGYSQYLLPITQQPSNRALDASSRFDSPGFLKTRDKASQGFFKQFLRTQMFIKFIEEISFVSENDEKFAFFDDCIDKVDIDSKDDIHLIDTESQVDSEHTVFVMPPDADGTGAQYHYTEFPVLIPELFHAPTLEERDQLSTPRTKQGVAQSPFPRRTKQEMRNSQKMAKMQAASPEQWANYLLGQSYALWFIHLPSYVKATHSKTRALRTAFEVLKKMQDKNIQLFDEVCYRVLMQLCGQYRQPVLAVQVFMEMRKRGIKPNAITYGHYNKAVLECQWPASSFSSYQQWVKLRNTLAAVTQFRRGIKHRGSCSDTNSDVLSQGSGDSMEPPGVILEPERGKDETDLIKLMEGTAAVNLTREEKSSTGNSDMGYASMIMDETTPNDLLTSPELSPTKLARQRDSQCLDEEDEEAIKAQEEECDPDVACEEVARVDGEMEGVVEGRGEGEEEQQEGEKEVECERTFVADDDMSLASHTKEELSAEITHIKSRSAPVSEVSTPISRKRLDLGGNDTPDGGLFGITDLEEEPRGRGSSILRRSRSSVTSREAVHVVLDTTHSSMNANTSLLDASNLEDNPFDDSQLSDSSDTPRRRHKSAGEHSWSLAIRKRISSGGDAAATITDSLATSDSISEDKFGCDAKMLEKLRTSSESNQSGSHSRSLSCGSRPQYINQKSEEFPVEVNALDEAGKEELLDVCHQIGTLNASEDRGSSEGMTDSGDDLLVAINEKNSQDTRQSGNADLIELVEEDSKLKASSIPNGVHDIHVSPKHTTDKVSTDDDACDSNEKPLENGLGKTELYKLESMESLPSNSSSNDTKDSIENLSSKPRKTPKRNSSFLSNLLTSPFTPRVSKQSISRTFQTASSQMQTLRTHATDLASKFGEYTRQLSSPVIKDSQSNPSLIDIDETYGGIEIGGKSEPRDIAGSWNESKMESLNPEEMGIHMPGSQFAGSTQSLNNPMASDQEDGFNNPKRQYAMHVFMTSCFRCGACRSALYDEHIMAGWAADDSNLNTSCAFCGSPRVPFLTVTIKDLREPGGQCNLTPSPSAESMQSIQSAPFLKQGETLPGKTDESNNTYQSNPSVDNLSLGSEGEGDPKPALTGRTMPARREPGLHHSAGETIIMEQLKKPDGGMENSPSAARRRTVSECHSVDLLKEVDSSERPGNGYPANMRPGTSYSLPRCKTIQETSSASLLADFSTFSTSSLPSSMRGSREYLAPPPRKDTDPDPVNVPYLSPLVLRKEIENVIDNEGEECLRQPAFVFQHPIIFWNLIWYFKRLDIPNYLEGALLAAYSENRDPNDGGRYLATDSRYVKVTILWDNLSLYKEDGIPMYLHWTPNAQAIKNAIDAPDKPDFSSSFMLQIVKCIRFNNVFLPITMLLDEFTRQNIAVGEHRSIYRELLFLSFLALGRDNVDHDAFDQQYRVAYSKLREDQKEKMQKNDRPPPRAVQMCRTVFCDLSL from the exons ATATGTTGAGTCGTTACCCCTTGGAGGATTACGAGGAtttccccctcccccaatcCATCCCCTTCTGTATGCCCATGGGGGCTGCCATCGAGTGCTGGGCAGAGACAAGGGAGCATCCCCTTCCTGTATTCTCTACGTTCGTTCTCACGGATATTGCTGGTGGCAAG GTCTATGGAGCAGCTGTGACATTCTACGAGAACTACCCTGAGGAGAAACTAAGCGAACAACAGAGGGAGGCCTTGCAGTTGAAGCCTACCAACAACAAAAATGGGCCGTCCGTCTACAACATCCATGTGAATAAGTGCATCTGTCTGCTCTCTCATTGGCCCTTCTTTGAGGCCTTCAAAAAGTTTTTGTCTTTCATCTACCGGGTCTCCATCTCTGGACCGCGATCTATTCCCATTGAAAG GCATATCTCTCATTTTATGCATGAAGTCCCCTTCCCAACACCTCAGAGACCTAGAATATTAATGGAG TTGGCCCATGACCAGCTGATCTTAGCCAGGCCCCAGACCTCTCCTATCCCTCTAAGTGGAGCCAGTTACTGTGCTATGCTGAGGAATCTAGGACCAGAGAAGACCCTCAATGTCCTGGCCTTCCTACTCCTAGAACACAAGCTGGTCCTGCACTCCCTTAGACCTGCTCTCCTTACTGGTGTGGCAGAAGCTGTGTCGTCG CTTATCTTCCCTTTCGTATGGCAGTGTCCATACATCCCCCTCTGCCCACTCAGTCTGTCAGACTACCTGAGCGCTCCCATGTCAGTGGTAGTTGGTATCGACTCACGCTACTTTGACATGTATGACCCTCCCAGTGACGCTATCTGCATTGACATTGATACCAACACAATCTTGCA GCTCGAGGACAAGAAAGGAATAACATGGAAGATACTACCAAAG AAACCTGCTAAGAGATTATATAACACATTGACTAAGATATACCAGGACATCCAGGAATCAGCTGTTGGTGATGGCATCTCTGATGAACTTGCAGTTGAGGTGTCTCCCATCACGCTGGACTTCAGCCTCAAGAAACGACAG atGCAATTGGAAATGAGGATCCAGGAAGCTTTCCTATCCTTCATGGCAATGATACTGAAGGGCTATAGTCAATATCTACTCCCTATCACACAACAACCCAGTAATAGAGCTCTGGATGCCAGCTCAAGATTTGACTCCCCAG GTTTTCTGAAGACAAGGGACAAGGCATCCCAAGGGTTTTTCAAACAGTTTCTGAGAACTCAGATGTTCATCAAATTCATAGAGGAGATCTCATTTGTCTCAGAAAACGATGAGAAGTTTGCTTTCTTTGATGACTGTATAGACAAG GTTGATATTGACAGCAAAGATGACATTCATCTAATAGACACAGAGAGTCAGGTTGATAGTGAACACACAGTCTTTGTCATGCCTCCTGATGCAGATGGAACAGGTGCACAATACCA cTATACCGAGTTCCCAGTATTGATACCAGAGCTGTTCCATGCTCCGACATTGGAGGAACGGGACCAGCTGTCCACGCCCAGGACCAAGCAGGGCGTGGCTCAGAGTCCATTCCCCCGGAGGACCAAGCAAGAGATGAGAAACTCACAGAAGATGGCTAAGATGCAGGCTGCATCACCAGAGCAGTGGGCAAA CTATCTCTTGGGACAGTCCTACGCCCTTTGGTTTATTCATTTACCGTCCTATGTGAAAGCAACTCATTCCAAGACAAGAGCACTCAGAACAGCCTTTGAGGTACTCAAGAAGATGCAGGACAAGAACATCCAACTCTTCGATGAG GTATGTTATCGAGTGCTAATGCAGCTATGTGGACAGTACAGGCAACCCGTTTTAGCTGTGCAGGTCTTCATGGAAATGAGGAAAAGAGGAATTAAACCAAATGCAATCACATATGGTCACTATAACAAG GCTGTCCTAGAATGCCAGTGGCCAGCTTCATCATTCAGCAGCTACCAGCAGTGGGTGAAGCTTCGGAACACCCTTGCTGCCGTCACCCAGTTCCGACGTGGCATCAAGCATCGTGGCAGCTGCTCTGACACCAATAGCGATGTCCTCAGCCAGGGGAGTGGTGACAGTATGGAGCCACCTGGAGTGATACTTGAACCAGAAAGAGGCAAGGATGAGACTGATCTCATCAAGCTGATGGAGGGTACAGCTGCAGTCAACCTTACAAGGGAAGAGAAGAGCAGTACTG GCAATTCTGACATGGGCTATGCCTCCATGATCATGGACGAGACCACACCCAACGACCTCTTGACCTCTCCTGAACTCTCTCCCACCAAACTAGCCCGCCAGCGTGACTCCCAGTGCCTGGATGAGGAAGATGAAGAGGCTATCAAAGCCCAGGAAGAAGAGTGTGACCCTGACGTCGCTTGTGAGGAGGTCGCTAGAGTAGATGGAGAGATGGAGGGGGTTGTGGAGGGGAGAGGAGAAGGGGAGGAAGAGCAGCAGGAGGGGGAGAAAGAAGTTGAATGTGAACGGACCTTTGTGGCAGATGATGATATGTCACTTGCTAGCCACACAAAAGAGG AACTGAGTGCAGAGATCACCCACATCAAGTCCCGTAGTGCACCTGTCAGTGAAGTCTCCACCCCTATCAGTCGAAAGAGGCTTGACCTAGGGGGTAATGATACCCCTGATGGTGGATTGTTTGGTATCACAGATCTTGAGGAGGAACCAAGAGGTAGGGGCAGTAGCATTCTGAGGAGATCAAGGAGTAGTGTTACCAGTCGGGAAGCTGTGCATG TGGTTTTGGATACTACTCATTCATCAATGAATGCCAACACATCGCTGTTAGATGCCAGTAATCTTGAGGATAATCCGTTTGATGATTCACAACTTTCAGACTCCAGTGACACTCCTCGTAGGAGGCACAAAAGTGCAGGAGAACACTCTTGGTCATTAGCAATCAGGAAACGGATCAGCAGCGGTGGTGATGCCGCAGCCACCATCACCGACAGTCTTGCCACTAGTGATTCCATCAGTGAGGATAAGTTTGGTTGTGATGCCAAAATGCTTGAGAAATTGCGGACTAGTAGTGAAAGCAATCAGTCTGGTAGTCACTCTCGGTCGTTGTCCTGTGGGAGCAGACCGCAATATATCAACCAGAAGAGCGAGGAGTTCCCTGTGGAGGTGAATGCCTTGGATGAAGCGGGGAAGGAAGAGTTGTTGGACGTTTGCCATCAGATTGGAACCTTGAATGCGAGTGAGGATAGGGGGAGCTCAGAAGGAATGACCGACTCTGGTGACGATCTCCTGGTTGCTATTAATGAGAAGAACTCACAAGATACCAGACAGAGTGGCAATGCTGATTTGATTGAACTAGTTGAAGAAGATAGTAAACTGAAAGCTTCCAGTATCCCTAATGGTGTTCACGACATACATGTGAGTCCTAAACACACTACGGACAAAGTCAGTACTGACGATGATGCATGTGACAGTAATGAAAAACCACTTGAGAATGGCTTAGGTAAAACGGAGCTGTACAAACTTGAAAGTATGGAATCATTACCTAGCAACTCTTCATCGAACGACACTAAAGACTCTATAGAGAACCTGTCATCAAAACCGCGAAAGACACCCAAGCGGAATTCAAGCTTCCTATCCAACTTGCTGACGTCACCATTCACACCCCGCGTGTCCAAACAGTCCATCAGTCGAACCTTCCAAACGGCTTCATCTCAGATGCAGACCTTGCGGACCCATGCCACAGACCTTGCCTCCAAGTTTGGAGAGTACACCAGGCAGCTCTCCTCCCCTGTTATCAAAGACAGTCAAAGCAATCCAAGCCTCATTGACATTGATGAAACTTATGGAGGGATAGAGATTGGTGGCAAGTCTGAACCCAGAGACATTGCTGGATCGTGGAATGAAAGCAAAATGGAAAGTTTAAATCCTGAAGAGATGGGTATCCACATGCCTGGCTCACAATTTGCAG GTAGTACACAGTCTCTCAATAATCCCATGGCTTCTGATCAAGAAGATGGTTTTAACAACCCAAAGAGGCAGTAtgctatgcatgtcttcatgactAGTTGCTTCCGCTGTGGTGCTTGCCGATCGGCCCTCTACGATGAACATATCATGGCTGGATGGGCCGCCGATGATTCAAACCTTAACACAAG TTGTGCGTTCTGTGGATCACCTCGCGTACCATTCCTGACTGTGACCATCAAGGACCTTCGGGAGCCTGGAGGACAATGCAACCTGACCCCCAGCCCGTCTGCAGAGAGCATGCAGAGTATCCAATCGGCTCCCTTCCTGAAGCAAGGGGAAACCCTCCCCGGTAAGACGGATGAATCTAACAACACCTACCAGTCAAATCCCAGCGTCGATAACTTATCTCTTGGTAGCGAAGGTGAGGGTGACCCAAAGCCTGCCCTGACAGGGAGGACCATGCCTGCCAGAAGAGAACCAGGACTACATCACTCAGCGGGAGAAACAATAATAATGGAACAACTGAAGAAACCTGATGGAGGGATGGAGAACTCACCTTCTGCAGCCAGGAGGCGGACTGTTAGCGAGTGCCATAGTGTTGATTTGCTGAAGGAGGTGGACTCTTCGGAAAGGCCAGGGAATGG GTACCCTGCCAACATGCGTCCAGGAACTTCCTACAGTCTACCCCGCTGCAAAACCATCCAGGAGACCTCCAGTGCCAGCCTCCTGGCTGATTTCTCCACTTTCTCCACCTCCAGTCTCCCCTCCAGCATGCGCGGCTCCAGGGAGTACCTAGCTCCACCTCCTCGCAAGGACACAGATCCTGACCCTGTCAATGTGCCGTACCTAAGCCCTCTGGTGCTTCGCAAGGAGATTGAAAATGTTATTGATAATGAGGGTGAAGAGTGTCTGAGGCAGCCTGCTTTCGTGTTCCAGCACCCTATTATATTCTGGAATCTT ATCTGGTATTTCAAACGGCTTGATATACCCAATTATCTAGAGGGTGCCCTTCTAGCTGCCTACAGTGAAAACAGGGATCCAAAT GATGGTGGTCGTTACCTTGCAACTGATTCCAGGTACGTGAAGGTAACGATCCTATGGGACAATCTGAGTCTTTACAAAGAGGATGGTATTCCCATGTACCTTCATTGGACACCTAATGCACAGGCTATCAAGAATGCTATTGATGCACCAGACAAACCAGATTTCTCAAGCTC ATTTATGCTCCAGATAGTGAAATGCATCCGATTTAATAACGTGTTCCTTCCAATCACCATGTTACTGGATGAGTTCACCAGACAAAACATCGCTGTAGGAGAGCATCGTAGCATCTATAGAGAActcctcttcctctccttcCTTGCCCTTGGAAGGGATAACGTTGATCATG